In Desulfallas thermosapovorans DSM 6562, the DNA window AACTTTCCCGCCAGGAGGCCATGGACAAATTTAACCAGCGGGGGGAACAATACAAGGTAGAGCTAATTAACGATTTACCCGAAGACGCGGTTATCTCCTGTTACCGGCAGGGTGAATTTGAAGATTTATGTGCCGGGCCGCACGTACCCTCAACAGGGCGTTTAAAGGCGTTTAAACTGCTCAATGTGGCCGGAGCCTACTGGCGGGGCGATGAGCGCAACAAAATGCTGCAGCGCATTTACGGTACGGCATTCCCCAAAAAATCACTGCTGGAAGAACACTTGCACCGGCTGGAAGAAGCCAAGCGCCGGGATCACCGCAAACTGGGGGCGGAATTGGACCTGTTCAGTATTCACGAAGAAGGCCCCGGGTTTCCTTTCTTCCATCCTAAGGGCATGATTCTGCGCAATGAGCTGGAGAGATTCTGGCATGAAGAACATAAACGGCGTGGTTATGATGAAATACGCACCCCGGTGATATTGAACCGCGCGCTGTGGGAGCAGAGCGGCCACTGGGATCACTACCGGGACAACATGTACTTTACCCGTATTGATGATGCCGATTACGCCATCAAGCCCATGAACTGTCCGGGCAGTATGCTGGTTTACAAAAGCCGGTTGCACAGTTACCGCGAGTTGCCCATACGCATGGCCGAACTGGGTTTGGTGCATCGACATGAGCTTTCCGGTGTGCTGCACGGTCTGATGCGGGTACGCTGTTTTACCCAGGATGACGCCCATATCTTTATGCTACCCGGGCAGATAAAGGATGAAATTGCCGGTGTTATTGATATGGTTAATGATTTTTACCAGGTGTTTGGATTTAAATATCATGTGGAGTTATCCACCAAGCCTGAAAAGGCCATGGGCTCCGATGAGATATGGGAAATGGCCACAAACACTTTGCAAGAGGCCCTGGAGGCCCGGGGTTTGCCCTACAAAGTTAATGAAGGAGACGGTGCTTTTTATGGTCCCAAGATAGACTTCCACCTGGAGGATTGCCTGGGTCGTACCTGGCAGTGCGGCACCATTCAATTGGATTTTCAGATGCCCGAGTTATTTGACCTGACCTACGTGGGTGAAGACGGCCAGAAGCATCGTCCCGTGATGATCCACCGGGTGGTGTTTGGCAGTATCGAGCGGTTTATCGGTATTCTCACCGAGCATTTTGCCGGTGCCTTCCCGGCCTGGTTGGCTCCGGTGCAGGTAAAGGTGTTGCCCATCACCGACCGCCACATGGATTATGCCCATAAAGTGGTGGAGGCGCTGGCTAAAAATGATATCCGGGTGGAACTGGATGCCCGCAATGAAAAGGTTAATTACAAAATCAGGGAAGCCCAGGCTCAAAAGATACCTTATATGCTGGTGCTGGGTGACCGGGAGGCCGAAGCCGGAGCAGTGGCGGTGCGCCACCGCAGCCAGGGGGACCTGGGCGCCATGCCGCTGGAAAAGTTTATCGAAAAATTGGTGCAGGAAATTAATGATAAAGATTGCAAATAAAACACCGTGCAAGGGGCACCGGGCGGGGAGTTGACGGGGCCGGTGGACCGTGGTATAATAAACCACAAATTGTATATTAAAAGGTTATCAAGTAGAAGCCACTCGCTTCTCACCCCGGAACATCCACTGGATTGTTTAAGGGTTATTACGAGCTACCATAAATGTTTATGATAATTTATTGGTATTTTTTGGCGGGTGCAAACCCGCCTTTTTAATTTGCAGGGAGGTGAAATTTATTTCCAGGGAACACCGGATAAATGAAAATATCCGAGTTAGAGAAATCAGGGTGGTGGATGTTGACGGTAAGCAGCTGGGTGTGCTGCCTACCCGTGAGGCATTCAAGCTGGCGGAGGAGAGGCAGCTGGATCTGGTTGAGATAGCACCGCAGGCCAAGCCACCGGTTTGCCGTATTATGGACTACGGCAAATTTAGATATGAGCAAAGCAAACGGGAGAAGGAAGCCAGGAAAAACCAGCGCATCATCAATGTCAAGGAAGTTAAGCTAAGACCCAATATTGATGATCATGATTTTAACGTAAAGGCTAAAAACGCGATCCGTTTTTTGAAAGACGGTGACAAGGTAAAGGTTACCATTATGTTCCGCGGGCGGCAGATTGTGCACCCCGATCTAGGGAAAAAACTTCTGGAACGGATGGCGGAGCAAGTTACGGATCTGGCCAATGTGGAAAGACAGCCCAAACTTGAGGGCAAAAATATGATTATGATTTTGGCGCCCAAGCAACAGCAGGAGTAGTGCCATATACAGGAAGGAGTGAAGTTATCAATGCCCAAAATCAAAACCCACCGTGGTGCCGCCAAACGTTTCAAAAAGACGGGAACAGGCAAATTTAAGGGCTCGCACGCATTTCACAGTCATATTTTGGGGAAGAAATCGGCCAAACGCAAGCGCAACCTTCGTAAGTCCGTGGTTGTCCATCCATCCGATGCTGCTAGACTGCAGCGCCTTCTCCCTTAATCAGTGAAGTTGTATTCTGTTAAAAAGGAGGAATAACTATGCCACGGGCGAAGAGTAGTGTGGTTTCACGCAAAAGACACAAGAAGATTTTAAAACTGGCCAAGGGCTATAGAGGGTCCAAAAGCAAATTATTCCGGGTAGCCAACCAGCAGGTAATGAAATCCCTGATGTACGCTTACCGGGACCGTAAAGCCAGAAAGCGGGACTTTAGAAGACTTTGGATTACCCGCATCAATGCCGCAGCACGGGAAAACGGCATGTCCTACAACCGTTTCATCAACGGTTTGAGAAATGCCGGGGTGGACATTAACCGTAAAGTGCTGGCTGACCTGGCGGTAAATGACAGTAAGGCTTTTGGTCAACTGGTGGAAATGGCCAAGGGACAGGTCCAGTCCTGAATAAATCCTACAGTAACTTATCTGTGATATTACCCATTGCTGGTGATTTCCAGTTGTATTTCGGGATATTGAGGTCACAGGGAGTAATAAGCATGGAACATAATACCCCATGCTTATTTTAATTGGTAACATAAAGGCACAAAATAAGAATACCGCCGCGCCAACCTGAAAAACACCAGCCCCTGGCCGGTGGTATCATAACTAACCGGGAGCATAACCGATGCTGCAAAGTAAGCAAAATCCCCATATAAAATATGTGCGCCGCCTGGCCCGTCGCAAGTTCAGGGAGCAAGAAGGAAAATTTATCATTGAAGGAGTCCGTTTCCTGGAGGAAGCGGTGCAGGTGGACTGGCCGCTGGAACTGGTGCTTTACACCGGTGGCACCGCCGGCCAGGCGCGGGCCGGCCGGTTGCTGGATAAACTGCATCGGCGGGGTGTGCCTTTACTGGCCGTGGATGATAAACTATTCCGAGAACTGGCCGATACCCAGTCTCCCCAGGGACTGCTGGCGGTGGCTTGTGTGCCGGCGATGGGGGATATGGATCCACGGGTTTGGGCTGCGGAAGGCAGGGACTTGCTGGTGCTGGTGGATGGCCTCCGGGACCCGGGAAATCTGGGTACCGTTATCCGCTGCGCTGATGCCGCCGGGGCGGGCGGAGTGCTGATCATGAAGGGTTCTGTGGACCCGTACAACACTAAAACCCTGCGTTCCACTATGGGGTCGATTTTCCATGTACCCCTGTACCCGGTGCCGGACCTGGAAAGCCTGCTGCCCCGGCTGCAAGAGGCCGGTTGGAAACTGGTGGTGGGTGAACCCGCTGCCGGCAAGCTTATCCACCGGTGTGACTTGACCGGCCGGGTGGTACTGGTGGTGGGCAGCGAGGCCGATGGCGTGTCAGCTCTGGTGTGCCGGGCGGCCGGGGAAAGGGTGCGTATACCCATGCCGGGACGGGCCGAATCACTGAACGCCGGAGTGGCGGCCGGAATTATGCTTTATGAGGCCGTGCGCCAGAGAACCCGTTAAAATTCTTGTTTTCAATACAGCCATGTGATATAATCTGTTTTAATAAAGGTCCCCAAAAAATATGGAAAGGTTGTGGTTAAGTGTTTTTAACCGCCGAATTTTTTTGGAGGCTGTTTGAAGCAACGGGTTCCATCCGGGCGTATATGCTTTACAGAAGATTAGCTGTCCACTAATGCAGTATAGATAAGCCAAAGGTAATGAAGGGGATAAGTAAGCGGCTATTTGCCTTACAGGGAGACGGGGTCATGGACTGGGAGCCTCATCAAGTGCAATCCGCTTAGATTCACCCCGGAACTGCAGCTGAACGTATTTCCAGTAGGTGTAGCCGGATTCCCGCCGTTACCGGGTCCGGGCCGAAAATGCCTTGGCCCGGGTTTAGAGTGGTTGAGCTTTAATGCACAAAATTAGGGTGGTACCGCGGA includes these proteins:
- the thrS gene encoding threonine--tRNA ligase; this encodes MINVTLKDGSVRRYESGTSLLEMAFDISPRLAKETLVARVNGKLTDLSKEIKEDSAVEFLTFDSDEGKDVFRHSASHVLAQAVQRLFPGTKLAIGPAIANGFYYDFDTAQNFTPEQLAQIEAEMNKIIKEDLPFCRVELSRQEAMDKFNQRGEQYKVELINDLPEDAVISCYRQGEFEDLCAGPHVPSTGRLKAFKLLNVAGAYWRGDERNKMLQRIYGTAFPKKSLLEEHLHRLEEAKRRDHRKLGAELDLFSIHEEGPGFPFFHPKGMILRNELERFWHEEHKRRGYDEIRTPVILNRALWEQSGHWDHYRDNMYFTRIDDADYAIKPMNCPGSMLVYKSRLHSYRELPIRMAELGLVHRHELSGVLHGLMRVRCFTQDDAHIFMLPGQIKDEIAGVIDMVNDFYQVFGFKYHVELSTKPEKAMGSDEIWEMATNTLQEALEARGLPYKVNEGDGAFYGPKIDFHLEDCLGRTWQCGTIQLDFQMPELFDLTYVGEDGQKHRPVMIHRVVFGSIERFIGILTEHFAGAFPAWLAPVQVKVLPITDRHMDYAHKVVEALAKNDIRVELDARNEKVNYKIREAQAQKIPYMLVLGDREAEAGAVAVRHRSQGDLGAMPLEKFIEKLVQEINDKDCK
- the infC gene encoding translation initiation factor IF-3; the encoded protein is MKFISREHRINENIRVREIRVVDVDGKQLGVLPTREAFKLAEERQLDLVEIAPQAKPPVCRIMDYGKFRYEQSKREKEARKNQRIINVKEVKLRPNIDDHDFNVKAKNAIRFLKDGDKVKVTIMFRGRQIVHPDLGKKLLERMAEQVTDLANVERQPKLEGKNMIMILAPKQQQE
- the rpmI gene encoding 50S ribosomal protein L35, coding for MPKIKTHRGAAKRFKKTGTGKFKGSHAFHSHILGKKSAKRKRNLRKSVVVHPSDAARLQRLLP
- the rplT gene encoding 50S ribosomal protein L20 — its product is MPRAKSSVVSRKRHKKILKLAKGYRGSKSKLFRVANQQVMKSLMYAYRDRKARKRDFRRLWITRINAAARENGMSYNRFINGLRNAGVDINRKVLADLAVNDSKAFGQLVEMAKGQVQS
- a CDS encoding TrmH family RNA methyltransferase, with the protein product MLQSKQNPHIKYVRRLARRKFREQEGKFIIEGVRFLEEAVQVDWPLELVLYTGGTAGQARAGRLLDKLHRRGVPLLAVDDKLFRELADTQSPQGLLAVACVPAMGDMDPRVWAAEGRDLLVLVDGLRDPGNLGTVIRCADAAGAGGVLIMKGSVDPYNTKTLRSTMGSIFHVPLYPVPDLESLLPRLQEAGWKLVVGEPAAGKLIHRCDLTGRVVLVVGSEADGVSALVCRAAGERVRIPMPGRAESLNAGVAAGIMLYEAVRQRTR
- a CDS encoding YqzL family protein translates to MFLTAEFFWRLFEATGSIRAYMLYRRLAVH